Proteins from a single region of Motilibacter peucedani:
- a CDS encoding PadR family transcriptional regulator has protein sequence MQEPSFLILTALAAGPQHGYGVLKDVEDLSGGAVVLRVGTLYGALDRLAGEGLVVVDREEVVDSRLRRYYRLTPSGVRRLHAEASRAQTQARAALRRLRTAGGTA, from the coding sequence CTGCAGGAGCCGTCGTTCCTCATCCTCACGGCGCTCGCTGCCGGCCCGCAGCACGGCTACGGCGTCCTCAAGGACGTGGAGGACCTGTCCGGCGGGGCGGTCGTGCTTCGCGTCGGGACGCTCTACGGCGCCCTGGACCGTCTCGCCGGCGAAGGTCTCGTCGTGGTGGACCGCGAGGAGGTCGTCGACTCGCGGCTACGCCGCTACTACCGGCTCACCCCCAGCGGCGTGAGGCGCCTCCACGCCGAAGCCTCCCGAGCTCAGACGCAGGCTCGCGCGGCACTGCGCCGGCTGCGCACGGCCGGCGGCACGGCATGA
- a CDS encoding SDR family oxidoreductase has product MRVFVTGASGWIGSAVSAELQAAGHSVLGLARSEQAAQTLQDRGLEAHRGSLDDVESLRAGAAAADAVVHLGFKHDFSDMAGAARTERAAVEAFGDVLEGTGRPLLLAAGVALLCPGGVVTEEDASPFSGPQAPRGGAEALALSYAERGIRPVAVRFAPTVHGAGDHGFVARLVAVAREQGTSAYVGDGSNRWPAVHRDDAARLVRLALEDPSAPSVVHAVAEEGVTARTIAEAIGRGLGLPVESVAPEAAADHFGWIGAFFAGDMAASSVLTQQRLGWTPSGPTLLEDLHAGSYFATAAV; this is encoded by the coding sequence ATGCGCGTCTTCGTCACCGGTGCGTCGGGATGGATCGGCTCTGCCGTCTCGGCCGAGCTGCAGGCCGCCGGCCACTCCGTGCTGGGCCTCGCCCGATCGGAGCAGGCGGCGCAGACGCTCCAGGACCGGGGTCTCGAGGCCCACCGCGGCAGCCTGGACGACGTCGAGAGCCTGCGTGCAGGCGCCGCCGCGGCCGACGCGGTCGTCCACCTGGGCTTCAAGCACGACTTCTCCGACATGGCCGGCGCGGCGCGTACCGAGCGGGCCGCGGTCGAGGCCTTCGGAGACGTGCTGGAGGGCACGGGGCGCCCGCTCCTGCTCGCGGCAGGCGTCGCCCTCCTGTGCCCGGGCGGCGTCGTGACCGAGGAGGACGCGTCGCCCTTCTCCGGCCCGCAGGCGCCGCGCGGCGGCGCCGAGGCGCTCGCCCTGTCGTACGCCGAGCGCGGCATCCGCCCGGTGGCCGTGCGCTTCGCCCCGACGGTGCACGGTGCCGGCGACCACGGCTTCGTCGCGCGGCTGGTCGCGGTCGCCCGGGAGCAGGGAACCTCGGCCTATGTCGGCGACGGCTCGAACCGCTGGCCGGCCGTGCACCGCGATGACGCGGCCCGGCTCGTACGCCTGGCGCTCGAGGACCCGTCGGCCCCCTCCGTCGTCCACGCCGTCGCCGAGGAGGGCGTGACCGCACGCACCATCGCCGAGGCCATCGGCCGTGGGCTCGGTCTGCCGGTCGAGAGCGTCGCCCCCGAGGCGGCCGCCGACCACTTCGGGTGGATCGGCGCCTTCTTCGCCGGCGACATGGCGGCCTCGAGCGTCCTCACCCAGCAGCGGCTCGGGTGGACGCCCTCCGGGCCGACCCTGCTCGAGGACCTCCATGCGGGCAGCTACTTCGCGACCGCAGCCGTCTGA
- a CDS encoding ScyD/ScyE family protein, which translates to MRRTTSLLTVIGAAALGLSGVVAAPAQAADSDVTVIASGLNGPRELQFVSGRKLVVAESDNGQITAVDSRSGKKKVLATGLVAPQGVDSRGSALYVAEGEASGPGGEPVPGGGGTDLVMVKGGHDRQVKDLMAYELANNPDGQVQFVDGQPVDALSNPYYVLADTSKVLVADAGANDVLKIDRRTGRTSVWFLPPVVTTGACAGAENNPGTTGCDPVPTGIAKAGDGTYWVSTLGAEAPGAGRIYHVDAAGHIIGMIDGLTAPTGVAVDGAGSVYVSDLLFGAPEGDGPPPPDFDPSKVGRILKFAADGTPMGVAQVTMPSGLVWHDGALYASAWSVGIFLGIPDAGQVVKVGQGAFEQMT; encoded by the coding sequence ATGCGAAGGACCACATCGCTCCTCACCGTCATCGGGGCAGCGGCCCTCGGCCTCTCGGGCGTCGTCGCCGCCCCGGCCCAGGCAGCCGACTCCGACGTCACCGTCATCGCCTCGGGCCTCAACGGCCCTCGAGAGCTGCAGTTCGTCAGCGGGCGCAAGCTCGTCGTCGCCGAGTCGGACAACGGCCAGATCACCGCGGTCGACAGCCGCTCCGGCAAGAAGAAGGTCCTCGCCACAGGGCTGGTGGCGCCGCAGGGCGTCGACAGCCGCGGCAGCGCCCTCTACGTCGCCGAGGGCGAGGCCTCCGGTCCCGGCGGCGAGCCGGTGCCCGGCGGCGGCGGCACCGACCTGGTCATGGTCAAGGGCGGGCACGACCGCCAGGTCAAGGACCTGATGGCCTACGAGCTCGCCAACAACCCCGACGGGCAGGTGCAGTTCGTCGACGGCCAGCCGGTCGACGCGCTGTCGAACCCCTACTACGTGCTCGCCGACACCTCGAAGGTCCTCGTGGCCGACGCCGGCGCCAACGACGTGCTCAAGATCGACCGGCGCACCGGCCGCACCTCTGTGTGGTTCTTGCCGCCTGTCGTGACGACGGGCGCCTGCGCCGGTGCCGAGAACAACCCGGGCACCACCGGCTGCGACCCGGTGCCCACCGGCATCGCGAAGGCGGGCGACGGCACCTACTGGGTGTCGACGCTGGGTGCCGAGGCGCCCGGAGCAGGGCGGATCTACCACGTCGACGCGGCCGGGCACATCATCGGGATGATCGACGGGCTCACGGCACCGACCGGTGTCGCGGTGGACGGCGCCGGCTCGGTCTACGTGTCCGACCTGCTGTTCGGCGCACCGGAGGGCGACGGCCCGCCGCCGCCCGACTTCGACCCCTCGAAGGTCGGCCGGATCCTCAAGTTCGCCGCCGACGGCACGCCCATGGGCGTCGCCCAGGTGACCATGCCCTCGGGCCTGGTGTGGCACGACGGCGCGCTGTACGCGTCGGCCTGGTCGGTGGGGATCTTCCTCGGCATCCCCGACGCGGGCCAGGTGGTGAAGGTCGGTCAGGGGGCGTTCGAGCAGATGACCTGA
- a CDS encoding phosphocholine-specific phospholipase C, protein MSTTDRRTFLKMLGVPALSAALPVDLSKALSIKAHDRTRSIEDVEHVVFLMQENRSFDHYFGTLRGVRGFADPRVVRLPSGRSAWHQPDGAGELLPFRPPVQDLGTTFLPDPPHGWNDTHAAWNGGRHDAFVPNKGVSSMTYHTREDLPWQYALADAFTVCDNYRCSLLGPTDPNRYHMWTGWVGNDGSGGGPVITNAEAGYDWSTYPERLQQAGVSWKVYQDVGDGLDSAGFWGWTSDPFIGNYGDNSLLYFHQYQDAAPGSPLADRAKTGTEVKAQGRDPERLLDQFRADVRAGRLPQVSWLVPPEAYSEHPNWAPDFGAWYVSQVIDILASNPEVWSKMALFITYDEEGGFFDHMVPPTPPTSAADGLSTVATTNEVFGGSTDHPAGPYGLGMRVPMIVVSPWTRGGWVNSELFDHTSLIQFLERRFGRGGTLRESNITPWRRAVTGDLTSAFDFRSPNRSSVPELPGTASFKPRDLTRQPDEVLVAPAAADVPAQERGVRPARALPYELHADGSVLASRLHLAFANTGEAAAVLQLRSADPGAAPRTYTVGAGHELADTIAVAGPVYDYEIHGPNGFFRGLRGGTSAGCVDVGVTTTYHHQRIQLALTNNGDAKVDVTVHERYSGETTTLSVQPRVTRSRSWSLHDSGGWYELTVIAAQDDGFVRVYAGHLENGRDSITDPLMGGLLDSAAPVRA, encoded by the coding sequence ATGTCCACGACGGACCGCCGTACCTTCCTCAAGATGCTGGGAGTGCCGGCCCTCTCGGCCGCACTGCCCGTCGACCTGTCGAAGGCCTTGTCCATCAAGGCCCACGACCGCACCCGCAGCATCGAGGACGTCGAGCACGTCGTCTTCCTCATGCAGGAGAACCGGTCCTTCGACCACTACTTCGGCACGCTGCGTGGAGTGCGGGGGTTCGCCGACCCGCGGGTCGTTCGTCTGCCTTCGGGAAGGTCGGCGTGGCACCAGCCGGACGGTGCTGGCGAGCTGCTGCCGTTCCGTCCGCCCGTGCAGGACCTGGGCACGACCTTCCTGCCCGACCCGCCGCACGGCTGGAACGACACCCACGCCGCCTGGAACGGCGGGCGGCACGACGCGTTCGTCCCCAACAAGGGCGTGTCGTCCATGACGTACCACACGCGCGAGGACCTGCCCTGGCAGTACGCGCTCGCTGACGCGTTCACGGTGTGCGACAACTACCGCTGCTCGCTCCTCGGCCCGACCGACCCGAACCGCTACCACATGTGGACCGGCTGGGTCGGCAACGACGGCAGCGGCGGCGGACCCGTCATCACCAACGCCGAGGCGGGCTACGACTGGTCGACCTATCCCGAGAGGCTGCAGCAGGCGGGCGTCTCGTGGAAGGTCTACCAGGACGTCGGCGACGGGCTCGACTCCGCCGGGTTCTGGGGCTGGACCAGCGACCCCTTCATCGGCAACTACGGCGACAACTCGCTGCTCTACTTCCACCAGTACCAGGACGCCGCACCCGGCTCGCCGTTGGCCGACCGGGCGAAGACGGGGACCGAGGTCAAGGCGCAGGGACGCGACCCCGAGCGCCTGCTCGACCAGTTCCGAGCTGACGTACGCGCCGGGCGCCTCCCGCAGGTCTCCTGGCTCGTGCCGCCGGAGGCCTACTCGGAGCACCCGAACTGGGCGCCCGACTTCGGCGCGTGGTACGTCTCGCAGGTCATCGACATCCTGGCCTCGAACCCCGAGGTGTGGAGCAAGATGGCGCTCTTCATCACCTACGACGAAGAGGGCGGCTTCTTCGACCACATGGTGCCACCCACTCCGCCGACGTCGGCTGCTGATGGGCTGTCCACCGTGGCGACCACGAACGAGGTCTTCGGTGGTAGCACCGACCACCCGGCTGGTCCCTACGGCCTCGGCATGCGCGTCCCGATGATCGTCGTGTCGCCGTGGACGCGTGGCGGCTGGGTGAACTCGGAACTCTTCGACCACACGTCGCTGATCCAGTTCCTCGAGAGGCGGTTCGGCCGCGGCGGTACGCTGCGCGAGAGCAACATCACGCCGTGGCGGCGGGCGGTCACCGGCGATCTGACCAGCGCCTTCGACTTCCGCTCGCCCAACCGGTCGTCTGTGCCGGAGTTGCCGGGCACCGCCTCGTTCAAGCCTCGGGACCTCACGCGGCAGCCGGACGAGGTGCTCGTGGCGCCCGCCGCTGCGGACGTGCCGGCTCAGGAGCGAGGCGTTCGACCGGCCCGTGCTCTGCCCTACGAGCTGCACGCCGACGGCTCGGTCCTGGCCAGCAGGCTGCACCTGGCGTTCGCCAACACCGGGGAGGCGGCGGCCGTCCTCCAGCTGCGGAGCGCCGACCCCGGCGCGGCCCCCCGCACCTACACCGTCGGTGCAGGTCATGAGCTGGCTGACACCATCGCCGTGGCGGGGCCGGTCTACGACTACGAGATCCACGGTCCCAACGGGTTCTTCCGCGGCCTGCGCGGAGGCACGAGCGCCGGGTGCGTCGACGTCGGCGTGACCACGACGTACCACCACCAGAGGATCCAGCTCGCGCTGACCAACAACGGGGACGCCAAGGTCGACGTGACGGTGCACGAGCGCTACAGCGGCGAGACGACGACCCTGTCGGTGCAGCCGCGGGTGACCCGCTCGCGTTCCTGGTCGCTGCACGACAGCGGGGGATGGTACGAGTTGACCGTCATCGCTGCTCAGGACGACGGCTTCGTGCGCGTCTACGCCGGGCACCTGGAGAACGGGCGTGACAGCATCACCGACCCGCTCATGGGCGGGCTGCTCGACTCCGCGGCACCCGTCCGGGCCTGA
- a CDS encoding DUF2630 family protein, producing the protein MDDKQILAQVHTLVEQEHRLRSAVAAGSLTSEEEQAQLRVVEEELDQCWDLLRQRRARTEFGEDPASTAARSTSTVEGYVQ; encoded by the coding sequence ATGGACGACAAGCAGATCCTCGCGCAGGTGCACACCCTCGTCGAGCAGGAGCACCGGCTGCGCAGCGCCGTCGCCGCCGGCTCGCTGACCAGCGAGGAGGAGCAGGCGCAGCTGCGGGTCGTCGAGGAGGAGCTCGACCAGTGCTGGGACCTGCTCCGGCAGCGCCGGGCGCGCACGGAGTTCGGCGAGGACCCGGCGTCGACGGCGGCCCGGTCGACCTCGACGGTCGAGGGCTACGTCCAGTAG
- a CDS encoding ACT domain-containing protein — protein sequence MKTAAPSLDLQPSLWRLRVEVDDSRGRLAALAMTLSRARANILTVAVHPLPAGGAVDELLLALPVGADPALLLRAAELAGGRGASVWPGDLHDYVDEPTRVLRLAGRLARDPGSLPAVLAELLRAHVATPLDEPASDDADGVLVDTMLVRSAGAGPLLLQRPGEPFTPAERSRAVALAALADVEEPGTQGCGPAVSSRP from the coding sequence GTGAAGACAGCAGCACCGTCGCTCGACCTCCAGCCCTCGCTCTGGCGCCTGCGGGTGGAGGTCGACGACTCGCGCGGCCGGCTGGCGGCGCTCGCCATGACGCTCTCCCGGGCGCGGGCGAACATCCTCACGGTGGCGGTCCACCCGCTGCCCGCGGGCGGCGCCGTCGACGAGCTGCTGCTCGCTCTGCCCGTCGGCGCCGACCCTGCCCTGCTGCTGCGCGCCGCCGAGCTCGCGGGTGGGCGCGGTGCGTCGGTGTGGCCGGGCGACCTGCACGACTACGTCGACGAGCCGACGCGCGTGCTCCGGCTGGCCGGCCGGCTGGCCCGCGACCCCGGCTCGCTCCCGGCCGTGCTCGCCGAGCTGCTCCGCGCGCACGTGGCGACCCCGCTGGACGAGCCGGCGAGCGACGACGCCGACGGCGTCCTCGTCGACACCATGCTGGTCCGCTCCGCAGGGGCGGGGCCCCTGCTGCTGCAGCGGCCGGGTGAGCCGTTCACCCCCGCCGAGCGGTCGAGGGCGGTCGCGCTCGCCGCGCTCGCGGACGTCGAGGAGCCGGGTACGCAGGGGTGCGGTCCAGCGGTCAGCTCCCGTCCCTGA
- a CDS encoding GNAT family N-acetyltransferase, with translation MQAAGVRIEQVHGDDGFALAWGIRFEVFVEEQQVPVELERDDLDAVATHWVAFLGDEPMGTVRLVAEDGGVAHLGRLAVRKPARGTGLGRQLVAVVEDQGRRLGLERCVLGAQVQAMPFYERLGYAAFGDEFDDAGIPHRWMAKPLR, from the coding sequence ATGCAGGCGGCAGGCGTACGCATCGAGCAGGTCCACGGCGACGACGGGTTCGCGCTCGCGTGGGGCATCCGGTTCGAGGTGTTCGTCGAGGAGCAGCAGGTGCCCGTCGAGCTCGAGCGCGACGACCTCGACGCGGTCGCGACCCACTGGGTGGCCTTCCTCGGCGACGAGCCGATGGGCACCGTGCGCCTGGTCGCCGAGGACGGTGGCGTCGCGCACCTGGGCCGGCTGGCCGTGCGCAAGCCGGCGCGCGGCACCGGCCTGGGCCGCCAGCTCGTCGCCGTGGTCGAGGACCAGGGGCGCCGGCTCGGGCTCGAGCGCTGCGTGCTCGGCGCGCAGGTGCAGGCCATGCCGTTCTACGAGCGGCTGGGCTACGCCGCGTTCGGCGACGAGTTCGACGACGCCGGCATCCCGCACCGCTGGATGGCCAAGCCGCTGCGCTAG
- a CDS encoding oxygenase MpaB family protein — MSARLPLRACFPPPQDLGRAGDAGVVEPGGVLQRRWADRLLLTGGPAAILMQVAHPLVAAGVTHSDYRERPGHRLLATLELTLAVTFGDTSQARAAVARVARRHTSINGTLDEPAGPLPRGTAYDATDPELALWVYATLVWTALRVHEVLGHPLPTDELEDYWQQSKPFARLFGVGDDLLPGSFEDFTRYVEGTVAGLVVTDPARSVRDDMLQPRLWPPVPGAGPVVRAVTAALLPPSLATAYAVDLTPRRRLAVRLLGSVARVVWPRLPLRLREFPHAAVARHRISLRSDETSAKV, encoded by the coding sequence ATGTCGGCCCGCCTCCCGTTGCGCGCGTGCTTCCCGCCACCGCAGGACCTCGGCCGCGCCGGTGACGCAGGGGTCGTGGAGCCGGGCGGCGTGCTCCAGCGTCGATGGGCCGACCGCCTGCTGCTCACGGGTGGGCCGGCGGCGATCCTCATGCAGGTCGCCCACCCGCTCGTCGCTGCCGGGGTGACGCACTCGGACTACCGGGAGCGCCCGGGCCACCGGCTGCTCGCGACGCTCGAGCTGACCCTCGCCGTCACCTTCGGCGACACCTCGCAGGCGCGCGCCGCCGTGGCTCGCGTCGCGCGGCGGCACACGAGCATCAACGGCACCCTCGACGAGCCGGCGGGGCCGCTGCCGCGCGGCACCGCGTACGACGCCACCGACCCCGAGCTGGCGCTCTGGGTCTACGCGACCCTCGTCTGGACAGCCCTGCGGGTGCACGAGGTGCTGGGACACCCGCTGCCGACGGACGAGCTCGAGGACTACTGGCAGCAGTCCAAGCCGTTCGCCCGGCTCTTCGGCGTCGGCGACGACCTGCTGCCCGGCAGCTTCGAGGACTTCACGAGGTACGTGGAGGGCACCGTCGCCGGTCTGGTGGTCACCGACCCTGCGCGCTCCGTGCGCGACGACATGCTGCAGCCACGGCTCTGGCCGCCGGTCCCTGGTGCCGGGCCGGTGGTGCGCGCCGTCACGGCGGCGCTGCTCCCCCCGTCGCTCGCCACTGCGTACGCCGTCGACCTGACGCCCCGTCGCCGGCTCGCGGTGCGGCTGCTGGGCAGCGTCGCGCGAGTGGTCTGGCCGCGGCTACCCCTGCGGCTTCGGGAGTTCCCGCACGCCGCCGTCGCGCGGCACCGGATCTCGCTGCGCTCGGACGAGACCTCTGCGAAGGTGTAG
- a CDS encoding DinB family protein gives MSTTTTQQVSVAAAALPQERADLLELLRTARGFLRYTVRGLDETQVRLRPTASELCPGGVVKHVTAVERQWVAFLEGGAGALTTAGEDEWARGFALTEDDTMEALLADYDAVAAHTDDLVATLPDLDASHPLPEAPWFAPGARWSARRALLHIAAETAQHAGHADILRETIDGQKTMG, from the coding sequence ATGAGCACCACGACCACCCAGCAGGTCAGCGTCGCCGCAGCAGCGCTCCCGCAGGAGCGGGCCGACCTGCTGGAGCTGCTGCGCACGGCGCGCGGGTTCCTCCGCTACACCGTGCGCGGGCTCGACGAGACCCAGGTGCGGCTGCGCCCCACGGCGAGCGAGCTGTGCCCCGGCGGGGTGGTCAAGCACGTGACGGCGGTGGAGCGCCAGTGGGTCGCGTTCCTCGAGGGCGGGGCCGGCGCGCTGACGACGGCGGGGGAGGACGAGTGGGCCCGCGGCTTCGCGCTGACCGAGGACGACACGATGGAGGCGCTGCTCGCCGACTACGACGCCGTCGCGGCACACACCGACGACCTCGTCGCCACGCTGCCCGACCTGGACGCCTCGCACCCGCTGCCCGAGGCGCCGTGGTTCGCGCCGGGCGCCCGCTGGTCGGCCCGGCGGGCACTGCTCCACATCGCCGCCGAGACCGCGCAGCACGCCGGTCACGCCGACATCCTGCGCGAGACGATCGACGGGCAGAAGACCATGGGGTGA
- a CDS encoding DUF1349 domain-containing protein, whose amino-acid sequence MTDAFQLPELPFATTASHPEVWSRDAGTQSLTGQALPHSDFYVNPGGDDAGDAASMGNAATLLGTPPEGDFQLSARVTVDFRSQYDAGVLMVWGHETEWAKLCFEFSPAGDPMVVSVVTQGVSDDANAFVVPGRTVGLRISRTGRVYAFHAATDGSTWQLVRVFRLGDGSPGHRVGFEVQSPTGEGCAVRFEQVSFRQERLADLRDGS is encoded by the coding sequence GTGACCGATGCCTTCCAGCTTCCCGAGCTGCCCTTCGCGACCACCGCGTCGCACCCGGAGGTGTGGAGCCGCGATGCGGGCACACAGTCGCTGACCGGGCAGGCGCTGCCGCACTCGGACTTCTACGTCAACCCGGGCGGCGACGACGCCGGCGACGCCGCGTCGATGGGCAACGCGGCCACTCTGCTCGGCACGCCGCCGGAGGGTGACTTCCAGCTCAGCGCGCGCGTCACCGTCGATTTCCGCTCGCAGTACGACGCGGGCGTCCTCATGGTGTGGGGCCACGAGACCGAGTGGGCGAAGCTCTGCTTCGAGTTCTCGCCCGCCGGTGACCCGATGGTCGTCAGCGTCGTCACCCAGGGCGTCTCCGACGACGCGAACGCCTTCGTCGTGCCCGGGCGCACGGTCGGGCTGCGCATCTCCCGCACCGGCCGCGTCTACGCGTTCCACGCCGCGACCGACGGCTCCACCTGGCAGCTCGTCCGCGTCTTCCGCCTCGGCGACGGCTCGCCGGGCCACCGGGTCGGCTTCGAGGTGCAGTCGCCCACCGGCGAGGGCTGCGCCGTGCGCTTCGAGCAGGTCTCGTTCCGGCAGGAGCGGCTCGCCGACCTCAGGGACGGGAGCTGA
- a CDS encoding helix-turn-helix transcriptional regulator: MGATGTRMLQLMSLLQSSRYWAGAELASRLEVSPRTLRRDVERLRELGYPVEARRGVDGGYQLAPGASLPPLVLDDEEAVALALGLQAAAQSAVEGMAESSVRALAKVVGVMPRRLRRRVEALTAATETSSWQGVGPAVDPATLTTLAQACRDAERVEMDYTAADGQRSHRHVEPHRLVPLGRRWYVVAYDDDRSAWRSFRADRISGARVTGERFAPRRLPADDAVDFVRSGVRGEQAGYAVVATVHASAAEVVAKIGRWATVTSDEGEHCRITMHADAAEWPLMALGSLQAEFRIEAPEELRDEAAAWGARVARAGAAAT; this comes from the coding sequence ATGGGCGCTACCGGCACACGGATGCTGCAGCTGATGTCGCTGCTGCAGAGCTCGCGCTACTGGGCGGGCGCCGAGCTCGCCTCCCGGCTGGAGGTGTCGCCCCGTACCCTGCGCCGCGACGTCGAGCGCCTGCGCGAGCTCGGCTACCCCGTCGAGGCCCGCCGCGGGGTCGACGGGGGCTACCAGCTGGCCCCCGGGGCGTCGCTCCCGCCGCTGGTGCTCGACGACGAGGAGGCCGTCGCCCTCGCCCTCGGTCTCCAGGCCGCTGCCCAGTCGGCCGTCGAGGGCATGGCCGAGTCGTCGGTGCGGGCTCTCGCGAAGGTCGTCGGGGTGATGCCCCGGCGGCTGCGGCGACGCGTCGAGGCGCTGACTGCGGCGACCGAGACGTCCTCGTGGCAGGGCGTCGGCCCGGCGGTCGACCCAGCGACCCTGACGACGCTCGCCCAGGCCTGCCGCGACGCCGAGCGGGTCGAGATGGACTACACGGCAGCCGACGGGCAGCGCTCGCACCGCCACGTCGAGCCGCACCGCCTGGTCCCACTTGGTCGCCGGTGGTACGTCGTGGCCTATGACGACGACCGCTCGGCCTGGCGCAGCTTCCGCGCCGACCGCATCTCGGGCGCCCGCGTGACGGGTGAGCGCTTCGCGCCACGCAGGCTGCCCGCGGACGACGCCGTCGACTTCGTGCGCTCGGGCGTCCGCGGAGAGCAGGCGGGGTACGCCGTGGTCGCCACCGTGCACGCGTCCGCTGCCGAGGTGGTGGCGAAGATCGGGCGGTGGGCGACGGTGACCTCCGACGAGGGGGAGCACTGCCGCATCACGATGCACGCCGATGCGGCGGAGTGGCCGTTGATGGCGCTCGGCTCGCTGCAGGCCGAGTTCCGCATCGAGGCGCCCGAGGAGCTGCGCGACGAGGCGGCGGCGTGGGGTGCCCGCGTCGCCCGCGCGGGGGCTGCCGCGACCTGA
- a CDS encoding TetR/AcrR family transcriptional regulator, protein MVRWEPDAKGRLVGAALELFADGGFESTTVAQLADRAGVTERTFFRHFADKREVLFDGSAALQDEVLAAIASAAPDLSAVDVVAGAFRATAPFLERRREFAGQRSAVIAGNPGLLERELLKMTALVEASAGALRERGVPEPAATLAAEAGVLAFRLGFAQWVTDTSRPLADCIAATLADLKVVAAG, encoded by the coding sequence GTGGTCAGATGGGAGCCCGACGCCAAGGGCCGCCTCGTGGGGGCAGCGCTCGAGCTGTTCGCCGACGGCGGCTTCGAGAGCACGACCGTGGCCCAGCTGGCCGACCGTGCCGGCGTGACCGAGCGCACCTTCTTCCGCCACTTCGCCGACAAGCGCGAAGTGCTGTTCGACGGATCCGCGGCCCTGCAGGACGAGGTCCTCGCTGCCATCGCGTCGGCGGCCCCGGACCTGTCCGCCGTGGACGTCGTGGCCGGCGCCTTCCGAGCAACAGCGCCCTTCCTCGAGCGGCGACGCGAGTTCGCGGGCCAGCGCTCAGCGGTCATCGCCGGCAACCCGGGCCTCCTCGAGCGCGAGCTGCTCAAGATGACTGCGCTGGTGGAGGCCTCTGCCGGGGCGCTGCGGGAGCGCGGCGTGCCCGAGCCCGCCGCCACGCTCGCGGCCGAGGCCGGCGTGCTGGCCTTCCGACTCGGCTTCGCCCAGTGGGTCACCGACACCTCACGCCCGCTCGCCGACTGCATCGCCGCGACGCTGGCCGACCTCAAGGTCGTCGCCGCCGGCTGA